A window from Moritella yayanosii encodes these proteins:
- a CDS encoding cupredoxin domain-containing protein produces the protein MIFINILGLGLIAFIVWWFWIDKPTDATELTEENSTIVVDSGIYQPARIKVPSGKKAIIAFLRKDDSPCAATVIFPDFEIYSFVTSC, from the coding sequence ATGATATTCATCAATATTTTAGGATTAGGGTTAATTGCATTCATTGTGTGGTGGTTTTGGATTGACAAACCGACAGATGCAACAGAGTTAACTGAAGAAAATAGCACCATTGTTGTTGATAGTGGTATTTATCAACCCGCGAGGATCAAGGTTCCATCGGGTAAAAAAGCAATCATTGCGTTTTTACGAAAAGATGACAGTCCATGTGCAGCAACCGTTATATTTCCTGACTTTGAAATATATTCATTTGTCACAAGTTGCTGA
- a CDS encoding recombinase family protein translates to MTVHVQQPLYFLTLKYIHLSQVAERFQDESINLVVIDQAIDTSTPTGRLMLAAIAEFETDLRSERQLEGIAKAKEHGVKFGWPTKRTDEIDLEIYNKRKESVSIGQLAKYYDLGSATIDRILNNVLEKTPTDTTKL, encoded by the coding sequence ATGACAGTCCATGTGCAGCAACCGTTATATTTCCTGACTTTGAAATATATTCATTTGTCACAAGTTGCTGAACGCTTTCAGGACGAAAGTATTAATCTAGTGGTAATTGATCAAGCAATTGACACATCAACGCCCACAGGGCGTTTAATGTTAGCGGCAATCGCAGAATTTGAAACAGATTTACGCTCAGAAAGGCAATTAGAAGGTATTGCCAAAGCTAAAGAACACGGCGTTAAATTTGGGTGGCCAACAAAAAGAACTGATGAAATAGACTTAGAAATTTATAATAAAAGAAAAGAAAGCGTATCTATTGGCCAATTGGCAAAATATTATGACTTAGGCTCGGCTACGATTGATAGAATATTGAATAATGTTCTTGAAAAAACACCAACTGATACAACGAAATTATAA
- a CDS encoding AraC family transcriptional regulator has translation MNNGKPLFYHSTGLPIEARSADNSIACYKKHTHEEFSVGIVEKGVSEYFNTGKKEEIGKGSTVIINPSDVHSCNPKDGYTWNYKMLFVDPQWLHCIQNEVLDKTTKEFIPFHQHHLTNQKTFNQFKLLFNILVSNSSKLHKEQSAISFFAHLIKEDQGKETVIKKSKHKALALARDYITDNFEKNIKIDNIACAAGLSSYYLIHAFRKEFGMTPHAYQLARRINKAKTLLRYGKDIASIAVDVGFTDQSHFHRNFKQIVAATPKQYKDCFA, from the coding sequence ATGAATAACGGAAAACCCTTATTTTATCATTCAACAGGACTTCCGATAGAAGCTAGAAGTGCTGATAATTCAATAGCCTGTTATAAAAAACATACTCATGAAGAATTTTCGGTTGGTATTGTTGAAAAAGGTGTTAGTGAATATTTTAACACAGGGAAAAAAGAGGAGATAGGAAAGGGCTCAACCGTCATTATTAACCCAAGTGATGTGCATTCATGTAACCCTAAAGATGGCTATACTTGGAATTATAAAATGTTATTTGTTGATCCTCAGTGGTTACATTGCATACAAAATGAGGTGTTAGATAAAACCACAAAAGAGTTTATACCATTTCATCAACATCATTTAACAAACCAAAAAACATTCAATCAGTTTAAATTACTATTTAATATTTTAGTGAGTAACTCCAGTAAATTACATAAAGAACAGTCTGCAATATCATTTTTCGCCCACTTAATTAAAGAAGATCAAGGAAAAGAAACGGTAATAAAAAAATCAAAACACAAGGCTTTAGCGCTTGCCAGAGATTATATTACTGATAATTTCGAGAAAAATATTAAAATAGATAACATAGCCTGTGCTGCTGGACTAAGTAGTTATTATTTAATCCATGCGTTTAGAAAGGAGTTTGGAATGACACCACACGCTTATCAATTAGCAAGAAGGATTAATAAAGCAAAAACGCTATTACGTTATGGGAAAGATATAGCTTCAATAGCTGTAGATGTAGGTTTTACTGATCAAAGTCATTTTCATCGAAACTTTAAACAAATAGTCGCGGCAACGCCAAAACAATATAAAGATTGCTTTGCGTGA
- a CDS encoding LysE family translocator translates to MSTLIAMALFAFVTSISPGPVNIVATSSGANFGFNKTLHHITGATIGFTSILLLLGVGVIEVFHENPEIMNYLSYIGAAFLLYMSYKIAFSPISKVDEENQATPPTILEGLLCQWLNPKAWIVAISGVTVFSPNGENNTSSILLFSVVFFVVCFLSISIWAVMGVTIKKLLSHPEHYKIFNLIMGCILASTVIYLLIY, encoded by the coding sequence ATGTCAACACTTATAGCTATGGCGTTATTTGCATTTGTTACATCAATATCACCAGGACCAGTAAATATAGTAGCAACATCTTCTGGAGCAAACTTTGGTTTCAATAAAACTTTACACCATATAACCGGTGCTACAATAGGTTTTACCAGTATTCTGTTACTATTGGGTGTTGGTGTTATAGAAGTATTTCATGAAAACCCTGAGATTATGAATTACTTAAGTTATATAGGGGCGGCTTTCTTATTATATATGTCCTATAAAATTGCATTTTCTCCTATAAGCAAAGTTGATGAAGAAAATCAAGCTACTCCACCTACCATATTAGAAGGATTACTTTGCCAATGGTTAAACCCAAAAGCATGGATAGTAGCCATTTCAGGCGTTACAGTTTTTTCACCTAATGGAGAAAATAATACATCATCGATATTATTATTTAGCGTGGTATTCTTTGTGGTATGCTTTTTATCAATATCAATATGGGCGGTGATGGGGGTGACTATTAAAAAACTGTTGTCACACCCTGAACATTATAAGATTTTCAATTTAATCATGGGTTGTATATTAGCAAGTACTGTTATTTATTTGCTAATATATTAG
- a CDS encoding formylglycine-generating enzyme family protein, with product MINMTLISGEKFTRGSLESPDEMPLMQVKLDPFFMDVKPVTNEDFQVFIEQGGYQETDLWSSEGLEFISKLGIKEPLYWNDPNWNQADQPVTGISWHEAVAYAKFVGKSLPTEAQWEFAAKGNDNRKYPWGNAEASLLLANFAPDCEPAELNRRSTPWHAHLQNRSPFGCIDMAGNLAEWCQDNYSPNYNWDQSGINPLYKSSITDDFVTRGGSGLHDSEYMRCSSRDPYPPTVRDNIVGFRCVKLLIKDSE from the coding sequence ATGATAAATATGACTTTGATTTCTGGAGAAAAATTCACACGTGGCTCATTAGAATCTCCAGATGAAATGCCACTTATGCAAGTTAAGTTAGATCCATTTTTTATGGATGTGAAACCAGTCACCAATGAAGACTTTCAAGTTTTTATAGAGCAGGGAGGTTACCAAGAAACGGATTTATGGAGCTCAGAAGGTTTGGAGTTTATTTCGAAATTGGGCATCAAAGAACCTCTATACTGGAATGATCCTAATTGGAACCAAGCAGATCAACCGGTCACTGGTATTAGTTGGCATGAAGCTGTTGCATACGCAAAGTTTGTAGGAAAAAGTTTACCTACCGAAGCTCAATGGGAGTTTGCAGCAAAAGGAAACGATAATCGTAAATATCCTTGGGGGAATGCTGAAGCATCACTATTACTAGCAAATTTTGCTCCTGATTGTGAACCAGCGGAATTAAATCGGCGTTCGACACCTTGGCATGCTCATCTACAAAATAGATCACCCTTTGGTTGTATCGATATGGCTGGAAACTTAGCTGAATGGTGCCAAGACAATTATTCCCCTAATTATAACTGGGATCAAAGTGGTATAAATCCATTATATAAAAGCAGCATTACAGATGACTTTGTTACACGAGGAGGCTCTGGTTTACATGATAGTGAATATATGCGCTGTAGCAGCAGAGATCCATACCCTCCAACTGTAAGAGATAATATTGTCGGATTTCGTTGTGTAAAGTTATTAATAAAAGATAGTGAGTAA
- a CDS encoding DUF2000 domain-containing protein, with protein MSIERCAIIIDKNLPIGLIANTAAILTLSLGKLKPELIGEDINDYDGKVHKGITTMPIPILTGDGSLLSSLRQQLREYEPDLIVIDFNHAAQMTKNYEDYSNRLSEATAMSLEYLGIAIYGNKKIVNKFTGNLGLLR; from the coding sequence ATGTCTATTGAGCGCTGTGCAATAATAATTGATAAAAATTTACCTATAGGACTTATTGCTAATACGGCTGCTATATTAACACTGTCTTTAGGGAAATTAAAACCGGAACTTATAGGTGAAGATATTAATGATTATGATGGTAAAGTTCATAAGGGCATAACCACTATGCCTATCCCGATATTAACGGGCGATGGAAGTTTATTGTCAAGTCTGCGTCAACAACTTAGGGAGTACGAACCAGACTTAATTGTTATTGATTTTAATCATGCGGCACAAATGACTAAAAATTATGAAGATTATTCTAATCGCCTATCAGAAGCTACAGCAATGAGTTTAGAATATTTGGGAATAGCTATATATGGTAACAAGAAAATTGTTAACAAGTTTACTGGAAATTTAGGATTACTTAGATGA
- a CDS encoding IS1634 family transposase: MKIMTISYSTKSLDHLGLVSGMCKDIGIAKFIDDAHPEQSKDKHISYGQLVEAMILNGLGFVGRTLHMYPEYFAERPVERLLGKGVKAEHINDDALGRCLDQLYETGVSELFQGLSARTISHLKLPCEGLNLDSTSIHVDGEYKDEDGNAAIQLVRGYSRDHRPELNQVVLNLITENQAGIPVYMQAASGNINDNEGFKNIVKQHVKSLKAAHNNRYFIGDAALYVAETIQSLDEQGQLFISRAPQKLKLVKDAISEQNNYHFTELGNGYSATWIDSNYGDVKQRWLLVFSEQAKKREQHTLDKRMLKDATAALKSLEKLSKQRFACHADAMKMLSIWMKSQASMSMSEIDVIEHPIFTKSGRPKTGQEPDGYEYQVTGLLASKLNFRERKLSEKGLFMLATNDCSDTLTMSKMLELYKSQQSVEKGFRFLKSPDFLTSSLYLKKAERIEALLMIMTCCLMVYAALEHKIREELRTKDVYFPNLKYKPCQNPTARWVFFCFQGIDILTLSEEPQLVLNIKERHRIIIDCMGPTYQQIYS; encoded by the coding sequence ATGAAAATTATGACCATATCATATTCAACAAAGAGTCTTGATCACCTCGGTTTAGTTTCAGGCATGTGCAAAGATATTGGTATCGCCAAGTTTATTGATGACGCACATCCCGAACAAAGTAAGGATAAGCACATTTCATACGGGCAACTCGTAGAAGCCATGATTTTAAATGGACTCGGTTTTGTTGGTAGAACATTGCATATGTATCCTGAATATTTTGCAGAACGGCCTGTCGAACGCCTTCTTGGTAAGGGTGTAAAAGCGGAGCATATTAATGACGATGCACTCGGTCGCTGTCTTGACCAACTCTATGAAACTGGCGTTTCCGAGCTATTTCAAGGACTGTCCGCCCGTACAATTTCACATTTAAAGCTTCCGTGTGAAGGGCTTAATCTGGACTCCACAAGCATTCATGTTGATGGTGAATATAAAGACGAAGACGGTAATGCAGCCATTCAACTAGTGCGAGGCTACAGCCGTGATCATCGCCCTGAATTGAATCAGGTGGTGTTAAACCTGATCACTGAAAATCAGGCCGGTATCCCCGTCTACATGCAGGCGGCAAGTGGCAATATTAACGATAATGAAGGTTTTAAAAATATCGTTAAGCAACATGTTAAAAGTCTTAAAGCGGCCCATAACAACCGCTATTTCATTGGCGATGCTGCATTATATGTCGCCGAAACGATCCAATCTCTCGATGAACAAGGCCAATTATTCATATCGAGAGCGCCGCAAAAGTTAAAATTAGTCAAAGACGCCATATCAGAACAAAACAATTACCATTTCACTGAGTTAGGAAATGGCTATAGCGCAACCTGGATAGATTCAAACTACGGTGATGTTAAGCAGCGTTGGTTGTTAGTGTTCAGTGAACAAGCAAAAAAACGTGAACAACACACATTAGATAAACGTATGCTAAAAGACGCCACTGCGGCATTAAAATCACTGGAAAAACTCAGTAAACAACGTTTTGCTTGTCATGCTGACGCAATGAAAATGCTGAGTATCTGGATGAAATCTCAAGCCAGTATGTCAATGAGTGAAATTGACGTTATTGAGCATCCAATTTTCACTAAAAGTGGTCGACCTAAAACAGGTCAAGAGCCGGATGGTTATGAATATCAAGTAACCGGTTTGCTTGCTTCAAAATTAAATTTTCGCGAACGTAAATTATCCGAAAAAGGGTTATTCATGTTAGCGACAAATGATTGTAGCGATACGTTAACGATGAGCAAAATGCTTGAACTATATAAGTCACAGCAAAGTGTGGAAAAAGGGTTTAGATTCTTAAAAAGTCCTGATTTTTTAACATCGTCATTATATTTAAAAAAGGCAGAGCGGATTGAGGCATTGCTGATGATCATGACGTGTTGCTTGATGGTATACGCGGCACTTGAGCATAAGATCCGAGAGGAGTTGAGAACTAAAGACGTATATTTTCCCAATTTAAAATATAAGCCCTGTCAAAATCCTACCGCCCGTTGGGTTTTCTTTTGCTTTCAAGGTATCGACATTTTAACTCTCTCAGAAGAGCCGCAATTAGTGCTGAATATTAAAGAGCGACATCGAATAATTATTGATTGTATGGGGCCGACATATCAGCAGATTTATTCATAA
- a CDS encoding DUF2778 domain-containing protein: MSVVGDIMRRTQGDWGDWRIRLYPEKNTKTFGRDGFFIHGGDINGSAGCIDIGGGRINEISKYYRFKFNILQYYG, translated from the coding sequence ATGTCGGTTGTAGGCGATATCATGCGCCGAACTCAGGGTGATTGGGGCGACTGGAGAATTAGGTTATATCCTGAAAAAAATACAAAAACGTTTGGCCGAGATGGTTTTTTCATTCATGGCGGTGATATAAATGGCTCTGCTGGATGCATAGACATAGGAGGTGGTCGCATAAATGAAATATCTAAATATTATCGCTTTAAGTTTAATATCCTTCAGTACTATGGCTGA
- the aroC gene encoding chorismate synthase: protein MAGNSIGQLFKVSTFGESHGPALGCIIDGCPPGLEISVEDLQFDLDRRKPGTSRYTTQRREADEVQILSGIFEGKTTGTSIGLLIKNTDQRSQDYSNIKDTFRPGHADYTYHQKFGHRDYRGGGRSSARETAMRVAAGAIAKKYLKEQHGIVIRGYLSQLGPIKAEALQWDQVEQNPFFFPDPSKLEALDEYMRGLKKSGNSVGAKVTVVAQGVPVGLGEPVFDRLDADIAHSLMSINAVKGVEIGDGFGVVEQLGSEHRDEMTPEDGFLSNHAGGVLGGISSGQDIIAHIAMKPTSSITIPGKSIDKFGKAIEVVTKGRHDPCVGIRAVPIAEAQLAITLMDHLLRHRAQNLHVVTDTPNM from the coding sequence ATGGCAGGGAATAGTATTGGGCAATTATTTAAGGTCTCCACATTCGGAGAAAGCCACGGGCCAGCACTTGGGTGCATCATTGATGGCTGCCCTCCAGGACTAGAAATTTCAGTCGAAGACCTGCAGTTTGATCTTGACCGTCGTAAGCCTGGCACCTCTCGCTATACTACTCAACGACGTGAAGCTGACGAAGTTCAGATCCTTTCTGGTATTTTTGAAGGTAAAACCACAGGTACTTCAATTGGTCTGCTGATCAAAAATACCGACCAACGTTCACAAGATTATTCCAATATTAAAGATACCTTCCGTCCAGGTCACGCTGATTATACTTATCATCAGAAATTTGGGCATCGCGATTACCGTGGTGGCGGTCGTTCATCGGCGCGTGAAACGGCAATGCGCGTAGCGGCAGGTGCAATTGCGAAGAAATATTTGAAAGAACAACACGGTATTGTTATTCGCGGTTATTTATCACAACTGGGCCCAATCAAAGCAGAAGCACTGCAATGGGATCAAGTTGAACAAAACCCATTCTTCTTTCCTGATCCAAGCAAATTAGAAGCGCTTGATGAATACATGCGTGGATTGAAAAAATCAGGTAATTCAGTGGGCGCGAAAGTAACGGTTGTTGCCCAAGGTGTTCCTGTTGGTTTAGGTGAGCCGGTATTCGATCGTTTAGATGCTGACATTGCCCATTCACTAATGAGTATCAATGCTGTGAAAGGTGTTGAGATAGGTGATGGTTTTGGCGTTGTAGAACAGCTTGGCAGCGAGCACCGTGATGAAATGACACCAGAAGATGGTTTCCTTTCTAATCATGCTGGTGGCGTACTAGGTGGTATTTCAAGTGGTCAAGACATCATTGCGCACATTGCCATGAAGCCGACATCAAGTATTACCATTCCAGGTAAATCAATTGATAAGTTTGGTAAAGCCATTGAAGTGGTGACCAAAGGTCGTCACGATCCATGCGTCGGTATCCGCGCTGTGCCAATTGCGGAAGCACAACTTGCTATCACGCTAATGGATCACTTGCTAAGACACCGAGCGCAAAACCTACATGTAGTAACAGACACACCAAATATGTAG
- the prmB gene encoding 50S ribosomal protein L3 N(5)-glutamine methyltransferase yields MDRIFVDEAVKELITIQDIIRWAVSRFNDAGICYGHGTDNAWDEAVQLILPTLHLPLDIDPQIRDARLLTSERQKLVELIVRRVNERIPAAYLTNKAWFAGLEFFVDERVLVPRSPFAELIMNGFQPWLINEPMRILDMCTGSGCIAIALSHAFPDSDIDAVDIEHGAIEVAEINIQEHGVENQVTPIQSDLFSNLEGLRYDMIVSNPPYVDQEDIDNLPDEFKHEPEVGLQSGVDGLELTLKMLAQAPDMLNDGGLLFVEIGNSMVHMQEKFPEVPFTWLEMQNGGHGIFMISKEQILDSMALFAPFK; encoded by the coding sequence GTGGACAGGATTTTTGTTGATGAAGCAGTCAAAGAGTTAATTACAATACAAGATATTATCCGTTGGGCGGTTAGCCGTTTTAACGATGCTGGTATTTGTTATGGCCACGGTACTGATAACGCGTGGGATGAAGCTGTGCAGTTAATCTTACCGACATTACACCTGCCATTAGATATTGACCCTCAAATTCGTGATGCGAGACTGCTTACTTCTGAACGCCAAAAATTGGTTGAGTTAATCGTTCGCCGTGTAAACGAACGTATCCCTGCGGCATACCTGACTAACAAAGCTTGGTTTGCTGGGTTAGAGTTCTTTGTTGATGAACGTGTATTAGTGCCTCGCTCACCGTTTGCAGAATTGATCATGAATGGTTTCCAACCTTGGTTAATAAACGAGCCAATGCGTATCCTTGATATGTGTACGGGCAGCGGTTGTATTGCCATTGCACTGTCTCATGCATTCCCAGATTCAGACATCGATGCGGTTGATATTGAACATGGTGCGATTGAAGTTGCCGAGATCAATATTCAAGAACACGGTGTTGAGAATCAAGTAACACCAATTCAATCTGACTTGTTCTCGAACCTTGAAGGCTTACGCTACGACATGATCGTATCGAACCCGCCTTATGTTGATCAAGAAGATATTGATAACCTACCTGATGAGTTCAAACACGAACCTGAGGTCGGTTTACAGTCTGGTGTCGATGGACTAGAACTAACGCTTAAAATGTTAGCGCAAGCACCGGATATGCTAAACGACGGTGGTTTACTGTTTGTTGAGATTGGTAACAGCATGGTTCACATGCAAGAGAAATTCCCAGAAGTACCATTTACTTGGTTAGAAATGCAAAATGGCGGTCACGGTATATTCATGATCAGCAAAGAGCAGATCTTAGATTCGATGGCCCTGTTCGCCCCGTTTAAATAG
- the smrB gene encoding endonuclease SmrB produces MFNKQMKKKMLLQIDVAKEQAQAAQVKVSQAALKPDDHALFSDSMKGIKPLIQDTIRKTKIRANKPKTQANNSIRQESAQREHFFSDQFEPHIADEGPTRYIRDGVSPYELKKLRRGDYEPELLLDLHGLSQETAKVEISALIAECRKQHIRCCNVMHGHGKNILKRQLPMWLAQHPDIEAFHQATKTWGGSAAISILIELTTKEDFC; encoded by the coding sequence ATGTTTAATAAACAAATGAAAAAAAAGATGTTGCTGCAAATAGATGTAGCAAAAGAACAGGCACAAGCGGCGCAAGTGAAAGTATCGCAAGCAGCGTTGAAACCAGATGATCACGCTCTTTTCTCTGATAGTATGAAAGGTATAAAACCTTTGATACAGGATACCATACGCAAAACAAAAATCAGGGCTAATAAACCGAAAACGCAAGCAAATAATTCAATCCGACAAGAATCAGCGCAACGTGAACATTTTTTCTCCGATCAATTTGAACCACATATTGCTGACGAAGGTCCAACTCGTTATATACGCGACGGCGTTTCACCCTATGAGTTAAAAAAGTTGCGTCGTGGTGATTACGAACCTGAGCTGCTGTTAGACTTACATGGTTTAAGCCAAGAAACAGCCAAGGTAGAAATATCCGCATTAATCGCAGAATGTCGCAAACAGCATATTCGCTGCTGTAACGTCATGCATGGTCATGGCAAGAATATTCTTAAACGCCAATTACCAATGTGGTTAGCGCAGCATCCTGATATTGAAGCATTTCATCAGGCAACCAAGACCTGGGGAGGCAGTGCAGCCATATCCATCTTG